The Streptomyces sp. 135 sequence ACCTCCAGCATGACCGCCATCGGCAACGACTACGGCTTCGACCACGTGTTCGCCCGTCAGGTCTCCGCGCACGGCCGGCCCGGCGACATCCTCATCCTGCTGTCCACCTCGGGCCGCAGCGCCAACCTCATCACCGCCGCCGTGGCGGGCCGGAAGGCGGGGCTGCGCGTCTGGGCGCTCACCGGCCCCGGCCCCAACCCGCTCGGTGAAGCCGCCGACGAACGGCTCTACGTCGACGGCGAGACCACGGCGACCGTCCAGGAGGCCCACCTCGTCGCCGTCCACCTGCTCTGCGAGGCCTTCGACGCGGCGCTCACCGAGCGACCCGCCACCGTCACCACCACCATCCGCACCGCGCCGCCCACCGCGGTCCCCGTCAACGGGAGGACACCGTGACCGGACCGAAGCCGCTCGTCGTCGTCGGGGACGTCCTGCTCGACGAGGACATCGAAGGGGTCGCCACCCGACTCTCCCCGGACGCCCCCGCCCCGGTCGTCGACGTGACCGCCGACCGCCGCCACCCCGGCGGCGCGGGGCTCGCCGCGGCGCTCGCGGCCCGCGGCGGCCGCGAGGTGATCCTCGTGACCGCGCTCGGCGACGACCCCGCGAGCGAAGCCGTCCGCCGCGAACTGAAGGGGCGCGTACGGCTGGTGGAGCTGCCGCTGGACGGCACCCTGCCGGTGAAGACCCGCGTCATGGCGTCCGGCCGCCCCCTGGTGCGCATCGACCGCGGCGGCGGCACACCGGGCGAGCCCGACGCCGCCGTACGCGACGCACTGGCCCAGGCCCACGCCGTGCTCGTCGCCGACTACGGACGCCACACGGCGAGCGCCGTACGGGATCACCTGGCGGCCGTCACCCCGCGCATCCCCCTGGTCTGGGACCCGCACCCCAAGGGCGACGCCCCCGTCCCCGGCACCCGCCTCGTCACCCCCAACGCGGCGGAGACCCGCCTCCTGTGCCCGGGTGACGGCGAGACCTTGCGTTCGTACGCCGAGCGGGGCACAGAGCTCGCCGACCGCTGGCGGGCCGCCGGCGTCGCCGTGACCCTGGGCGAGCGCGGCGTCCTGCTGACCAGACCCGGCTCCGGTACGCCGATGCTCATACCGTCGCCCTACCACGCCACCGGCGACCCCTGCGGCGCGGGGGACTGCTTCGCCGCCACGACGGCCGCGGCGCTCGCGGACGGCTCGCTCCCGGAGGAGGCGCTCCAGCGGGCGGTGGCGGAGGCCGCCGCGTTCGTGTCGGCGGGCGGCGCCACGAACCCGGCCCTGTGGCGGACGATGCCCGCCTCGGGTCCGCGGGAGACACCGGGCACCGACGCGTTCGCCGTCGCGGAGCGGGTGCGGGCGCGCGGCGGCACGGTGGTGGCGACCGGCGGCTGCTTCGACCTGCTGCACGCCGGCCACGTCGGCCTCCTGGAGAGCGCCCGGCGCATCGGCGACTGCCTGATCGTGTGCCTCAACTCCGACGCGTCCCTGACCCGCCGCAAGGGCCCCGGCCGCCCCCTCAACCAACAGGCGGACCGCGTACGGGTCCTGGAGGCGCTCGGCAGCGTCGACGCCGTCGCCGTCTTCGAGGAGGACACTCCGCAGGAGCTGCTGAACAGGCTGCGGCCCGACGTGTGGGTCAAGGGCGGCGACTACTCCGTCCAGGATCTGCCCGAGGCGCAGGCGCTGCACGCGTGGGGCGGCCAGGCGGTCGTCCTGCCGTACCTCGACGGCCGCTCCACCACCCTGCTGGCCCGCCGGGCCGCCGCGGCGGCGGGAACCCGGCCGTGAGCGACCGCCCCCGAGTACTGGTGCTGCGGGCGCTCGGCCTCGGCGACCTGCTGACCGCCGTACCCGCGCTGCGCGCCCTGCGGAGCCGGCTGCCGGACCACGAGATCGTGCTGGCGGCGCCCGAACGGCTGGCCGCGCCCGCCGCCGCGACCGGCCTGGTGGACCGGTTGC is a genomic window containing:
- a CDS encoding SIS domain-containing protein encodes the protein MNESPALDAAHLHCRSLEHALRRLRRDSLGRITEWGGRLAAALPTGSRLLAAGNGGSAAQAQHLTAELVGRYRQERPAYSAISLHAETSSMTAIGNDYGFDHVFARQVSAHGRPGDILILLSTSGRSANLITAAVAGRKAGLRVWALTGPGPNPLGEAADERLYVDGETTATVQEAHLVAVHLLCEAFDAALTERPATVTTTIRTAPPTAVPVNGRTP
- the rfaE2 gene encoding D-glycero-beta-D-manno-heptose 1-phosphate adenylyltransferase — protein: MTGPKPLVVVGDVLLDEDIEGVATRLSPDAPAPVVDVTADRRHPGGAGLAAALAARGGREVILVTALGDDPASEAVRRELKGRVRLVELPLDGTLPVKTRVMASGRPLVRIDRGGGTPGEPDAAVRDALAQAHAVLVADYGRHTASAVRDHLAAVTPRIPLVWDPHPKGDAPVPGTRLVTPNAAETRLLCPGDGETLRSYAERGTELADRWRAAGVAVTLGERGVLLTRPGSGTPMLIPSPYHATGDPCGAGDCFAATTAAALADGSLPEEALQRAVAEAAAFVSAGGATNPALWRTMPASGPRETPGTDAFAVAERVRARGGTVVATGGCFDLLHAGHVGLLESARRIGDCLIVCLNSDASLTRRKGPGRPLNQQADRVRVLEALGSVDAVAVFEEDTPQELLNRLRPDVWVKGGDYSVQDLPEAQALHAWGGQAVVLPYLDGRSTTLLARRAAAAAGTRP